The Ogataea parapolymorpha DL-1 chromosome III, whole genome shotgun sequence nucleotide sequence CAAAGATTGGAGGATGGACGAGGTGGAAGAGTCAAGGTAGatgatgttgttgttggtcGATATGTTAGAGGCGGCAAGAAGTTGCTGGATCAGCATTGGAGACCCGCTAAACTCGCTCTCGAGTCCACCGTCTTCGTCGCCTTCGTCTCTGTTTCTCATACCAAGACTGCCTCCACGCGGTTGTTCGTCGTCGCGTGCGTGCTGGAATTTCGATTCGATGTTCACCTTGTACAGATCCATGGACAGTTCGTCCGGAGACATGAGCCTGTCAACGTCATCCACGCGGTCTCCTATCTTGGCGTACCACTCCTCCAAAGTCTGGCCGTgcagaagagcaacaatGCACACACTCATGTTGTCGCAGCCGATTCCCGACCCACCAGAGCTGGGAGCCAGACACGTGTCCATCATGGACTCACAGATTTCCGTTAGCGATTGCTTGAGTTTGATGCCACGTCTGACAAAATCGACCACCTGTTGCGATGTCAGACAATCCCATATTCCGTCACAGGCAAGAACAATGAACTCGTCATCTTTCGTAGCTTCATGAACCATAACGTCAGGATATGCGGTCACCACCTGTTCCTCAGCAGGCAGATGCGGCGACTGCTTGAATTCGAAATCTCCAATTCCTCTGGACAACGCCAAGTTCCCGTTGACACGCCCCAGATCGACGTATCCGCCGGCAGCAACAATTCTAGCCTTCTCTCCTTCATTAGTTGGCTTGTGGTCGAACGACAACGGTTTGCACTGGCCGTTGACGCTCATGATCGTTCTGGAGTCTCCAGCATTGCCGCAATAAATCTTATCTTTGGAAATAATCACGCAAGTTGCTGCACATCCTGAGGGATCTTTGGACAATTCCTC carries:
- a CDS encoding type 2c protein phosphatase, with amino-acid sequence MGQILSQPVTEKTSEEGGDSFVAYGLSCMQGWRISMEDSHSTILNMNDSKTDEEQVAFFGVYDGHGGEKVALFTGEKLPGILKATKSYQAREYSQSLKDGFLACDVAILDDEELSKDPSGCAATCVIISKDKIYCGNAGDSRTIMSVNGQCKPLSFDHKPTNEGEKARIVAAGGYVDLGRVNGNLALSRGIGDFEFKQSPHLPAEEQVVTAYPDVMVHEATKDDEFIVLACDGIWDCLTSQQVVDFVRRGIKLKQSLTEICESMMDTCLAPSSGGSGIGCDNMSVCIVALLHGQTLEEWYAKIGDRVDDVDRLMSPDELSMDLYKVNIESKFQHARDDEQPRGGSLGMRNRDEGDEDGGLESEFSGSPMLIQQLLAASNISTNNNIIYLDSSTSSILQSLGVMGGEAEADDDEDKDKMVEIEEEEK